TCCAACATGCCAGAGCCGCTGCACTGGGCGTGCAAGGAGGCCGTCCTCAAGCACTACGGCGTAGGACTGGGGGTCGACAGCCGAGAGGTGGCACTCACCTCCTGGCGCGCCGACGGCACGTTCACCTGGCGACCCGGTCCGCAACTGCACCGCCAGGTTCCGGCTGCGGCCGAACCGGTGAACGGGTGGGCCGGGGAGACCGCAGGGTACGCCCTGGCGATCGTGGGGAGGCTCTCTCCCCGTTCCTGTGGAGTCAGTCCTCGGCCCTCGTTCGGAGACGGCCATCCGCCATCCCATGAAGACAGCAGGTGACCGAACGTGCAGACACAGCATGCGACTTCCTCCCTGGAGCGGCGATTCGGCCCGGCGCTCGACGCCGCCGCATCCATCGCCGCCCACAGCCCCTCCTCCCACAACTCCCAACCCTGGGCGCATCTCAGACTCACGAGTGACGCCTCCCGCCGCGCCGCCGCTCACCTCCTGACACTGAGCAACGACACCGGGACTGACACCAGCGGTTCTCCCGGGCTCCGTTGGGACGACGACACTGTGTACCTGGCGCTTGCCCTCGACCACGGCCGCACGCTGACCGCGCTTCCCGCGCACGCCACCGAGATGCGGCTCAGCTGCGGCATGTACGGTCAGTTGCTGCTGCGCGCGCTCGCCACTCAAGGCTGGCGGACAGTGAGCATCGCAGTGGCGGGTGAGGCAGGTACGAAAGCCGGGGCGGACACTGGCGGGTGGCAGGCCGTCCCATGGCCGTCAGGACTCGAACCGCTCGCCGTCGCTGCACTGCGGCACACCGCGGCAGCAGTCGGCAACGACGCAGCCCCGTACGACACGGGAGCCTTCTCCGAGTTCGTCACGAACGTGCGGGAACGGCGGACGAACCGTGGCCCGTACCTGGACACGACGGTCGACCAGAAGGTCCTGGCCGGACTCGCCGCGCCCGTCGGCCACTTGCTGGCAGGCACACAGGTGTCGGTGCGCCACCTGCGCGCCCCGATGGAGCGAAGGCGCTTCGCCACTCTCGTCGCCGCACACGCCGGGCGGGACTTCAGCCACCGGACGGCCTGGCAGGAGACATACTCCTTCATCCGCCGAGACGACAGCGAAGCCCGCGCACACGGCGACGGGTTCACCTTGGAGCAGCTTTTCGGCCGGACGACGCGGGTGCGCCTCCGGGCAACGCACCTCGCCCTGTCTCCGACCGTGATACACGGTCTGGGGCGCCTACGTTACGACCGCTTCCTTGCCCGGCAGCTGGCCGCGCTGACCTCGGCGACGCCGGTGATCACTGCGGTTTGCCTGCCAGACATGCCGAGCGACGCAGATCTGCTGCGCGCCGGCGGCTGGCTCGCCGAGTACTGGCTGCGCGCCACCGGGAAGGGCCTGGCTCTGCATCCGATCAGTGTGCTGCTGCAGCACGACGACACCCGCGCTGAGCTGCAGCGCGCCCTCGGTCTGCCCGGCCGCACCGTCTTCATCAGCCGCCTGGGATATCCGGCGGTCACCTTCCCGGCATCCCCACGCCGGACTGTTCCTGTACATCCCTTGTGATTCGGGAAAGTGGCATCGGACACCAATGGTTACCTCAGACAACGACCAGTCAAAATCGTCCAGCAATCAACAATTTGATGGGCAAGCTGATTGTCGACGTCGGAGCGTCTTCCACAATCGACTGGCCTGGTGCGTGCTACCGTGGCCGATGCGGGTGGGCCAGCGCCTGTGCGCAAACTCCAGCACACGGATCACACTCCTCGACGGGGCGAGGAGTGTCGAACCGAATGCGAATTCTCCATGAGCAACCCCCGAATTCGGCCGGAATCGAATAGGGGGAGCAAATGGAGTCACGCCCGCACACCCGATCCCGCCTCGTACTGTGCCGCCAGTCCTCTCTCATGGCCGACGGCCTGCGGGCGCTGATCGCCCAGCAGGAGGACTTTGAGATCGTGGGCGACGTGTCGCGGCAGGACGTGCTGGGCGCGGTCGAGAAACACTCCCCCGACGTGGCTGTAGTGCTGTCGCCAGCACTGACCATCGAGAATTCCCGCGAACTCTCGTCACTCTCCACCTTCACCAAGGTTGTTCTGGTCGCCCGTGCCGAGAACGTGTGGCGCTCCATGGAAGCCGTGCGAATCGGCGTTCGCGCCGTGGTGGCTCCGGACAGTTCGGCCGAGGCTCTGCTGCAGACACTGCGCACCGTCGTGGCGAGTGAGTCCTACGTGGTCCCGGCCGCCGCGCAGATGTGTGTCGACACCCTGGTACAGCCCCAAGTCTCTGATGCCACTCTACGGCTGGCGGCCACTCTCACCCCGCGGGAGAAGGAGATCCTGCTCTTCCTGGCACGTGGTAGCACGAACGCCGAGATAGCAGCCAAATTGTCCGTCTCCACCGCCACCATTCGCTCTCATGTGCACCATCTACTTGGAAAGTTGGGCCTGGGAACCCGGACCCAGGCTGTCGCGGTCGCCTACATGTCCGGACTGTTGTCCACGGTGGAGCGTCAGTTGGACAGCCACCAGTGATGGCCATCGCCAACCGTTGGCAACTCACCTCCAGCGCTGAGCGGAACAGGGTATCCGTCAATAGCCGGTTACCGAAACTGGTAATTCCGCGGACTATTGGGAGTCCACCGCTTCTCCTCGCATCCCCACTGCCGCGGGAGCAACCAAACCCGAAAGGAACGGTTGACAGGAATGCCCAATCAGGCAGGGCTTCGGCGTAGTCGGATGACGTCCGGTTCGTGACGGTGTGTCGTGTGGGGGCGGATCGGGAACGGAAGTAGGCACTGTCTCCAAGATCATGGAGTTGTCGACGCCCCGTGATCCAACTGGAAGACCGTGCCTGCCCGCGTATCAGCTCCGATCCCACCTGTTCTTGGCCAGCTCCGTGATCAGCCGCAGGCCGGCTCTGGGGAGGTGTTGGGCCTGTTGGAACGGCTGACCGAGGTGCCGGACCCGCGCGATCCGCGCGGCGTGCGGCACAGCCTGGCCGTCGTCCTGGCCCTGACCGCGTGCGCGGTGCTCGCCGGGGCGAAATCGCTGCTGGCAGTGAGCGAGTGGATCGCCGACGCGCCAGCTCACGTGCTCGGGCAGCTCGGCGTCCGCCCCGACCCGGTGCTGCCCGCGTGGCAACTGCCCTCGGAGTCCGCTGTGCGCCGGCTGCTGGCCCGAATCGACGGCGACGCCCTGGACCGGGCGGTCGCGCATTGGCTCGCGGACCGTCGCCCAAAGCCGTCCGGACTGCGCGCGCTGGCCGTGGACGGCAAGACCCTAGAACACACCACTGGCCTGGTTCTGGCCCAGCTCGACGTCGGCGACAAGACCAACGAGATCACCCGCTTTCGGCCACTGCTGGAGATCGTCGCCGACCTGGCCGGCATGGTCGTCACCGCCGACGCCCTGCACACCCAGCGCGAGCATGCCGCCTATCTGCTTGGGCGGCAGGCCCACTACATCGTGATCGTCAAGGGCAACACGAGGAAGCTCCGCAAGCAGCTCAAGTCCCTTCCCTGGAAGGACATCCCGCTGCAGGGGCG
The genomic region above belongs to Streptomyces sp. CG1 and contains:
- a CDS encoding RedV protein — encoded protein: MQTQHATSSLERRFGPALDAAASIAAHSPSSHNSQPWAHLRLTSDASRRAAAHLLTLSNDTGTDTSGSPGLRWDDDTVYLALALDHGRTLTALPAHATEMRLSCGMYGQLLLRALATQGWRTVSIAVAGEAGTKAGADTGGWQAVPWPSGLEPLAVAALRHTAAAVGNDAAPYDTGAFSEFVTNVRERRTNRGPYLDTTVDQKVLAGLAAPVGHLLAGTQVSVRHLRAPMERRRFATLVAAHAGRDFSHRTAWQETYSFIRRDDSEARAHGDGFTLEQLFGRTTRVRLRATHLALSPTVIHGLGRLRYDRFLARQLAALTSATPVITAVCLPDMPSDADLLRAGGWLAEYWLRATGKGLALHPISVLLQHDDTRAELQRALGLPGRTVFISRLGYPAVTFPASPRRTVPVHPL
- a CDS encoding DNA-binding response regulator, whose translation is MADGLRALIAQQEDFEIVGDVSRQDVLGAVEKHSPDVAVVLSPALTIENSRELSSLSTFTKVVLVARAENVWRSMEAVRIGVRAVVAPDSSAEALLQTLRTVVASESYVVPAAAQMCVDTLVQPQVSDATLRLAATLTPREKEILLFLARGSTNAEIAAKLSVSTATIRSHVHHLLGKLGLGTRTQAVAVAYMSGLLSTVERQLDSHQ
- a CDS encoding ISAs1 family transposase; protein product: MERLTEVPDPRDPRGVRHSLAVVLALTACAVLAGAKSLLAVSEWIADAPAHVLGQLGVRPDPVLPAWQLPSESAVRRLLARIDGDALDRAVAHWLADRRPKPSGLRALAVDGKTLEHTTGLVLAQLDVGDKTNEITRFRPLLEIVADLAGMVVTADALHTQREHAAYLLGRQAHYIVIVKGNTRKLRKQLKSLPWKDIPLQGRTRGVGHGRSEIRRIKVCTVNNLLFPGAQQAVQIKKWRTDRKTGKTTVKTVYAVTSLSAEQATPARLAQLVKEHWQVEALHHVRDTTFAEDASQLRTGNAPRVMATCRNLAIGALKLAGAVSVAAGLRRNARDPRRPLALLGLG